In Serratia marcescens subsp. marcescens ATCC 13880, a single genomic region encodes these proteins:
- a CDS encoding amidohydrolase family protein, translating into MPRIDAHQHYWRYHPQHYPWIDERMRVLRQDFDPPRLRPLLQEHGFDSALAVQARPSEEETLALLALAERSEGVCGVVGWLDIAAPQLAQRLEALRPRAALRGVRHQVQDEADPAAWLARPEVERGMQTLQRAGYVYEILVTHRHLAAAASFAARHDEHWLVLNHLGKPDIARGVRHWAQQIRPLAALPHVACKLSGLITEAPGGRWRAEELLPFFDAALEAFGPQRLMFGSDWPVCLLAGDYRQVVQLCERALSTLGAAEQAAIWGDTAWRIYGLTESGYGSVSAR; encoded by the coding sequence ATGCCGCGCATCGACGCTCACCAGCACTACTGGCGCTACCACCCGCAGCACTACCCGTGGATCGACGAGCGGATGCGCGTGCTGCGGCAGGATTTCGATCCGCCCCGGCTGCGGCCGCTGTTGCAGGAACACGGTTTCGACAGCGCGCTGGCGGTGCAGGCGCGCCCCAGCGAGGAAGAGACGCTGGCCTTGCTGGCGCTGGCTGAGCGGAGCGAAGGCGTATGCGGCGTGGTGGGCTGGTTGGATATCGCCGCGCCGCAGCTGGCGCAGCGTCTGGAGGCCCTGAGGCCGCGCGCTGCGCTGCGCGGGGTGCGCCATCAGGTGCAGGACGAAGCGGATCCGGCGGCCTGGTTGGCGCGGCCGGAGGTGGAACGCGGCATGCAAACGCTGCAGCGCGCCGGGTATGTGTACGAGATCCTGGTGACGCATCGGCATCTGGCGGCCGCGGCGTCGTTCGCCGCCCGCCATGACGAGCACTGGCTGGTGCTGAATCACCTCGGCAAGCCGGACATCGCGCGCGGCGTGCGGCACTGGGCGCAGCAAATCCGGCCGCTGGCGGCGCTGCCGCACGTGGCCTGCAAGCTTTCGGGCCTGATCACCGAGGCGCCGGGCGGCCGGTGGCGGGCGGAGGAACTGCTGCCGTTCTTCGACGCCGCGCTGGAGGCGTTCGGCCCGCAGCGGCTGATGTTCGGCTCCGACTGGCCGGTGTGCCTGCTGGCCGGCGACTACCGCCAGGTGGTGCAACTGTGCGAACGGGCGCTGTCGACGCTGGGGGCTGCCGAGCAGGCGGCGATTTGGGGCGACACCGCCTGGCGAATTTACGGTTTAACGGAGTCTGGTTATGGATCTGTATCTGCAAGATAA
- a CDS encoding SDR family oxidoreductase, producing MDLYLQDKVVLVTGGGAGIGAAISHVLAEEGAIPVLVTNAAPEAALLADLQRLQPRTEVILTELCDEAACRRAVSQTLATFGRIDGLVNNAGVNDGVGLEAGREAFVGSLEKNLVHYYLMAHLCQAALRESRGAIVNIASKTALSGQGGTSGYTAAKGAVLALTREWAVSLRHDGVRVNAVVPAEVITPQYQRWLNTFAEPQRQMEKITARIPLGQRMTTPQEIADTVAFLLSSRSSHTTGQWLSVDGGYLHLDRALT from the coding sequence ATGGATCTGTATCTGCAAGATAAGGTGGTGCTGGTCACCGGCGGCGGTGCCGGCATCGGCGCGGCGATTTCTCATGTGCTGGCTGAAGAGGGGGCGATCCCGGTGCTGGTCACCAACGCCGCGCCGGAGGCGGCGCTGCTGGCCGATTTGCAGCGGCTGCAGCCGCGCACCGAGGTGATCCTCACCGAATTGTGCGATGAGGCGGCCTGCCGCCGCGCGGTCAGCCAGACGCTGGCGACCTTCGGCCGCATCGACGGACTGGTGAATAACGCCGGGGTCAATGACGGCGTCGGGCTGGAGGCGGGGCGTGAAGCGTTCGTCGGTTCGCTGGAAAAGAACCTGGTGCACTACTACCTGATGGCGCACCTGTGCCAGGCGGCGCTGCGGGAGAGCCGGGGCGCCATCGTCAACATCGCCTCAAAGACCGCGCTCAGCGGCCAGGGCGGCACCAGCGGCTACACCGCCGCCAAGGGCGCGGTGCTGGCGCTGACGCGCGAATGGGCGGTATCGCTGCGCCATGACGGGGTGCGGGTGAACGCGGTGGTGCCGGCGGAGGTGATCACCCCGCAGTACCAGCGTTGGCTCAACACCTTCGCCGAGCCGCAGCGGCAGATGGAGAAAATCACCGCGCGCATTCCGCTCGGGCAGCGCATGACCACGCCGCAAGAAATCGCCGATACCGTGGCGTTTCTGCTGTCGTCGCGGTCATCGCATACCACCGGGCAGTGGCTGTCGGTGGACGGCGGCTACCTGCATCTCGATCGGGCGCTGACGTGA
- a CDS encoding L-rhamnose mutarotase, which yields MSGAAAGRRRFCQALDLIDSPALIAEYQQRHQRIWPGIAAHLREHGILDMEIYRLGTRLFMIVEVSADFDAARFDAASLNNPEVQRWEALMWHYQAATPWTPQGEKWVEMARIFSLQQQ from the coding sequence GTGAGCGGCGCGGCGGCAGGGCGGCGCCGTTTCTGCCAGGCGCTCGATCTGATTGACTCACCGGCGCTGATTGCGGAGTACCAGCAGCGTCATCAGCGCATTTGGCCGGGCATCGCCGCGCATTTGCGCGAGCACGGCATTCTGGACATGGAAATTTACCGGTTGGGCACCCGGCTGTTCATGATCGTGGAGGTCAGCGCCGATTTCGACGCCGCGCGCTTTGACGCCGCCAGCCTGAACAACCCCGAAGTACAGCGATGGGAAGCGCTGATGTGGCACTACCAGGCCGCCACCCCCTGGACGCCGCAGGGCGAAAAATGGGTGGAAATGGCGCGGATTTTCTCTCTGCAACAGCAATAA
- the fucP gene encoding L-fucose:H+ symporter permease, producing the protein MLAEKSAASAQPGVPVTANLRWAFILVTSLFFMWGLSYGLLDVLNKHFQETLHVTKAQSGLLQAAYFGAYFLVALPAGYFMDRKGYKAGILVGLCLYALGALLFVPAASANSFGVFLFALFVIASGLGCLETAANPYATVLGDAQGAERRLNLAQSFNGLGQFIGPLIGGTLFFSASQSAGDGDQSAVKMTYVAIAALVLLIALLFSRTRLPAIREEEKPVHGVIAQGLWQHPHFVGGVITQFFYVAAQVGVGAFFINYATEHWREVSNQSASYLLSIAMICFMVGRFFSTWLMGRVKPATLLAVYALINIALCGVVMLSVDGVSVVALIAVFFFMSIMFPTIFALGVKNLGKHTKRASSFMIMAIVGGAIMPYFMGALADRYSTALSYLLPLLCFAVVLVYGLRQRRG; encoded by the coding sequence ATGCTTGCTGAAAAAAGTGCGGCCTCCGCGCAGCCGGGCGTCCCCGTGACCGCCAATCTGCGCTGGGCCTTTATCCTGGTCACCAGCCTGTTCTTCATGTGGGGGCTGTCCTATGGCCTGCTGGACGTATTGAACAAACATTTTCAGGAGACGTTGCACGTCACCAAGGCGCAGTCGGGGCTGCTGCAGGCGGCCTACTTCGGCGCCTACTTCCTGGTGGCGCTGCCCGCCGGGTACTTTATGGATCGCAAGGGCTATAAGGCGGGCATTCTGGTCGGGCTGTGCCTGTACGCGCTGGGGGCGTTGCTGTTCGTGCCGGCGGCGTCGGCCAACAGCTTCGGCGTATTCCTGTTCGCGCTGTTCGTCATCGCCAGCGGCCTGGGGTGCCTGGAAACGGCGGCCAACCCGTACGCCACGGTGCTGGGCGACGCGCAGGGCGCCGAACGGCGGCTCAACCTGGCGCAGTCGTTCAACGGCCTCGGGCAGTTTATCGGCCCGCTGATCGGCGGCACGCTGTTCTTCTCCGCCAGTCAGTCCGCCGGCGACGGCGATCAGAGCGCGGTGAAGATGACCTATGTGGCGATCGCCGCGCTGGTGCTGCTGATCGCGCTGTTGTTCAGCCGCACCCGGCTGCCGGCGATCCGCGAAGAGGAAAAGCCGGTGCACGGCGTGATAGCGCAGGGATTATGGCAGCATCCGCATTTCGTCGGCGGGGTTATCACACAGTTCTTCTACGTGGCGGCGCAGGTGGGCGTCGGGGCGTTCTTCATCAACTACGCTACCGAGCACTGGCGCGAGGTGTCTAACCAGAGCGCCTCTTACCTGCTGTCGATCGCCATGATCTGCTTTATGGTCGGGCGCTTCTTCAGCACCTGGCTGATGGGGCGAGTCAAACCGGCGACGCTGCTGGCGGTCTATGCGCTGATCAACATCGCGCTGTGCGGCGTGGTGATGCTGAGCGTCGACGGCGTATCGGTGGTGGCGCTGATCGCAGTGTTCTTCTTTATGTCGATCATGTTCCCGACCATTTTCGCCCTGGGGGTGAAAAATCTGGGCAAGCACACCAAGCGCGCCAGCTCGTTCATGATCATGGCGATCGTCGGCGGCGCCATCATGCCGTACTTTATGGGGGCGCTGGCCGACCGTTACAGCACCGCGCTCTCTTATCTGCTGCCGCTGCTGTGCTTCGCGGTGGTGCTGGTTTACGGCCTGCGGCAGCGCCGCGGCTGA
- a CDS encoding MFS transporter, translated as MSALHAGGGAKSWLATFAIGLSTFTVVTAEMLPVGLLTPIVNTLNATIGRAGLLISLPALFAALFAPLVVLGARRTDRRSLLAGFLLLLIAANLLAAAATSLALLFAARILLGFCIGGIWAIAGGLAERLVPPASVGLALSVIFGGVAAASVFGVPLGVFLGETLGWRMAFLAVAVLAALTLLLLVCVLPPLPVTQAISWRSFTAQRANRRLLTGLLLTFLLVAGHFMAYTFVRPLLQTVAGIESRWVGPLLFAYGVAGIFGNFIAGQAAAKRLRRTLALIALGLALAVLLLPLLGHAPLSGGAFLLLWGIAYGGVSVALMAWMLKAAPNAVEVASSLYIALFNLAISCGSLAGGLVVDAGGLTINGVLSGMVLLLALAILMRTRPQALTTAAKADSPPG; from the coding sequence ATGAGTGCCTTACACGCCGGCGGCGGCGCAAAGTCTTGGCTGGCGACCTTCGCCATCGGCCTGTCCACCTTTACCGTCGTCACGGCAGAAATGCTGCCCGTCGGGCTGCTGACCCCGATCGTCAATACTCTGAACGCGACGATCGGCCGCGCCGGGCTGCTGATTTCCCTGCCGGCCCTGTTCGCCGCGCTGTTTGCCCCGCTGGTGGTGCTGGGCGCCCGGCGCACGGATCGCCGCAGCCTGCTGGCGGGCTTTCTGCTGCTGCTGATCGCCGCCAACCTGCTGGCCGCCGCCGCCACCTCCCTGGCGCTGCTGTTCGCCGCGCGCATCCTGCTGGGTTTTTGCATCGGCGGTATCTGGGCCATCGCCGGCGGGTTGGCGGAACGTCTGGTGCCGCCGGCCTCCGTCGGATTGGCGCTGTCCGTCATCTTCGGCGGCGTAGCGGCGGCCTCGGTGTTCGGCGTGCCGCTCGGGGTATTCCTCGGCGAAACGCTGGGCTGGCGCATGGCGTTTCTGGCGGTCGCCGTTCTGGCGGCGCTGACCCTGCTCTTGCTGGTGTGCGTGCTGCCGCCGCTGCCGGTCACGCAGGCGATAAGCTGGCGGTCGTTCACCGCGCAGCGCGCGAATCGCCGGCTGCTGACCGGGCTGCTGCTGACGTTTCTGCTGGTCGCCGGCCACTTTATGGCTTACACCTTTGTCCGCCCGCTGTTGCAGACGGTCGCCGGCATCGAGAGCCGCTGGGTGGGGCCGCTGCTGTTCGCCTACGGCGTCGCCGGCATCTTCGGGAATTTCATCGCCGGCCAGGCCGCCGCCAAACGGCTGCGCCGCACCCTGGCGCTGATCGCCCTCGGGCTGGCGCTCGCCGTCCTGCTGCTGCCGCTGCTGGGCCACGCGCCGCTGAGCGGCGGCGCCTTCCTCCTGCTGTGGGGCATCGCCTACGGCGGCGTTTCCGTTGCGTTGATGGCGTGGATGCTCAAGGCGGCGCCCAATGCGGTCGAGGTCGCCTCTTCGCTGTATATCGCGCTGTTTAATCTGGCGATTTCCTGCGGTTCGCTGGCGGGCGGGCTGGTGGTGGACGCCGGAGGCCTGACGATAAACGGCGTGCTGTCCGGAATGGTGCTGCTGCTGGCGTTGGCGATCCTGATGCGAACCCGCCCGCAGGCGCTGACAACGGCGGCGAAGGCCGATTCGCCGCCGGGTTGA
- a CDS encoding LysR family transcriptional regulator, with protein MPLDNLTDLLVFIRVADACSFTLAAERLGISRSAAGKCVTRLEARLATRLLQRTTRSVSLTEDGAVFYEYAQRILSQAEEAETALNTRRQTPRGRLRLDVPVSLGRLHILPILREFLTQWPEVDADVSFSDDYSDLVRDGIDVAIRVGGSDDSRLVRRVLAPHRLITCAAPDYLARHGAPAKPEALGDHETLVFSHQGLPAPWRYRVNGQLHEQPVRGRMRFNNVEALRDAAIAGAGLCQVGAFLVGKQIAAGTLVPVLERYCRPGPPICAVYPSRRHLSPKVKLFLAAIERRWQGKAIWESA; from the coding sequence ATGCCGTTGGATAACCTGACCGACCTGCTGGTGTTCATTCGCGTCGCCGACGCCTGCAGTTTCACGCTGGCGGCCGAGAGGCTGGGCATCTCCCGTTCGGCGGCGGGCAAATGCGTGACCCGATTGGAGGCGCGATTGGCGACCCGGCTGCTGCAGCGCACCACGCGCAGCGTCAGCCTGACCGAAGACGGCGCGGTGTTTTACGAGTATGCGCAGCGCATCCTGTCGCAGGCCGAAGAGGCGGAAACGGCGCTCAATACGCGGCGGCAAACCCCGCGCGGGCGGCTGCGGCTGGATGTGCCGGTCTCGCTGGGGCGGTTGCACATTTTGCCGATTTTGCGGGAGTTTTTGACTCAGTGGCCGGAGGTGGACGCCGACGTCAGCTTTTCCGACGATTACAGCGATTTGGTGCGCGACGGCATCGACGTGGCGATCCGCGTCGGCGGCAGCGACGACAGCCGACTGGTGCGGCGGGTGCTCGCGCCGCATCGCCTGATCACCTGCGCGGCGCCGGATTATCTGGCGCGGCACGGCGCGCCTGCGAAACCGGAGGCGTTGGGCGATCACGAAACACTGGTCTTCAGCCATCAGGGGCTGCCGGCGCCCTGGCGCTATCGGGTTAACGGTCAACTGCACGAACAGCCGGTGCGCGGCCGGATGCGTTTCAACAACGTCGAGGCCTTGCGGGATGCCGCCATCGCCGGGGCCGGTCTGTGTCAGGTGGGGGCATTTCTGGTCGGCAAGCAGATTGCGGCCGGCACGCTGGTGCCGGTGCTGGAACGCTATTGTCGCCCTGGGCCGCCGATCTGCGCCGTCTATCCCAGCCGGCGCCATCTCTCCCCCAAGGTGAAACTGTTCCTGGCGGCGATCGAACGGCGCTGGCAGGGCAAGGCGATTTGGGAAAGCGCCTAG
- a CDS encoding GGDEF domain-containing protein, translating to MNARSYQELLNSKQRLALFLFLIMNAASSVFTLLFPFRDTPAFTLPLLCIPLFCLVAALFSLQTPRKYLCKLNLFASVLGLLWAAHIYVKSQYCLPNNQDFLLISLFSIFFISAISLTDNFTAFCLHAVPSAMMILALDGMHNTLRILFTTLLPIIAFSIHHLMLKRSEIFTHALVANLYNERDKFNNLSMLDPLTGLYNRRGLENKITMLLEPQTGRHYVLLLDIDHFKVYNDSYGHAMGDRALVQVAIAIRDAVRSRDIVVRYGGEEFLVLLTNVHEGYAAQLAERVRQRVAELNIPHGASPQHSGTLTLSAGISALERLDVESAIGAADAALYLAKHSGRNNIQLAQNVEPALLQPQELTH from the coding sequence ATGAACGCCCGTTCTTATCAGGAATTACTGAACAGCAAGCAGCGCCTGGCATTATTTCTTTTTCTGATAATGAATGCCGCCTCTTCCGTATTTACATTATTGTTCCCTTTTAGGGATACGCCCGCATTTACCCTACCTTTATTATGTATACCGCTATTTTGTCTGGTAGCAGCGCTATTTTCTCTGCAAACGCCACGTAAATATTTGTGCAAACTCAACCTGTTCGCCAGCGTGCTCGGCCTGCTCTGGGCCGCACATATTTACGTTAAAAGTCAATATTGCCTACCGAATAACCAAGATTTTTTATTAATTAGTTTGTTTAGCATCTTTTTTATCAGCGCTATTTCTCTGACGGATAACTTTACCGCCTTTTGTTTACACGCCGTACCTTCCGCAATGATGATCCTGGCTTTAGACGGCATGCATAATACCCTGCGGATATTATTCACCACGCTATTACCTATTATCGCTTTCTCCATTCATCACCTGATGTTGAAACGCAGTGAAATCTTTACCCACGCGCTGGTGGCCAACCTGTATAACGAGCGGGACAAATTCAATAATTTGAGCATGCTTGATCCCCTGACCGGCCTTTATAACCGTCGAGGGCTGGAGAATAAGATCACTATGCTGCTGGAACCGCAAACCGGCCGCCACTACGTGCTGCTGCTGGATATCGACCACTTCAAGGTCTACAACGACAGCTACGGCCACGCCATGGGCGACCGGGCGCTGGTGCAGGTGGCGATCGCCATCCGCGATGCGGTGCGTTCGCGCGACATCGTGGTGCGCTACGGCGGGGAAGAGTTTTTGGTGCTGTTGACCAACGTGCACGAAGGCTATGCGGCGCAGCTGGCCGAACGGGTGCGTCAACGCGTGGCGGAACTGAATATCCCGCACGGCGCCAGCCCGCAGCACAGCGGCACGCTGACGCTCAGCGCGGGCATCTCGGCATTGGAAAGGCTGGACGTCGAGTCAGCGATCGGCGCGGCCGACGCCGCGCTCTATCTGGCGAAGCACAGCGGCCGCAACAATATTCAGCTGGCGCAAAACGTCGAGCCCGCTCTGCTGCAACCGCAGGAATTGACACACTAG
- a CDS encoding DUF1435 domain-containing protein, translated as MLTAMIAACGLWGVSWCLGDRLASAWGVLLPCALMPLLALINLDMLQLRTLIVIAMLATLVMLFNSRLRHYLLLPSCMALAGGLAAVSLNFSFG; from the coding sequence ATGCTCACTGCCATGATTGCCGCGTGCGGGCTGTGGGGCGTCAGTTGGTGCCTCGGGGATCGCCTGGCCAGCGCCTGGGGCGTCTTGCTGCCTTGTGCTTTGATGCCGCTGCTGGCCCTGATCAACCTGGATATGCTCCAGTTGCGCACCCTGATCGTGATAGCGATGTTGGCCACGCTGGTGATGCTGTTCAACAGCCGGCTGCGCCACTATCTGCTGTTGCCTTCCTGCATGGCGCTGGCGGGCGGCCTGGCGGCAGTCAGCCTCAACTTCAGCTTTGGGTGA